The Clostridia bacterium region TTGGGCTCTCTAATGTTTGGTATACGGGCGTGTCCTTTACGATCTTTCTTCGTACGGAGGCGGTTTCCGCCGTTGGGCCTTTTGACGAAAGGCTCGGGGTAGGGAGCGGGACTTGTTGGGGTTCAGGTGAGGAGACTGACTACCTGATACGGGCGATTAAGCTCGGCTTTAAACTGTGGTACGACCCGACGATCGCCGTCTACCATCCGGAACCGTTCGAGTACCTTCCGTTATCGCAGCTGGCGCGGCGATCCTATCGCTATGCCCGTGGGATGGGCTTTGTAATTGGCAAAAACGCCTACCCTCTTTGGCGGGCGGCACGCCTTGTAGCACGGCCCCTCGGAGGAGTAGCGGTCTATTGCGCGCTGGGGCGGTTCCGAAAGGCGGGGATTTCATTGGCTACGTTTGCCGGTCGGTTTTTGGGCTGGGCAGATGGTGTCATGCAGGGCCGGTGACGGTGCTGTGAGGGGCTCCGTTATCCAGAGCGTGCGCGAAGAACCGGTAGCAGCCGCCATCACCTGGGGCGCGCTAGCGGGCGTCGTTGGGCTAGCCGCCTCCGTAGAAGGTGCGGGGGCGCTGGCGGCGGTCGGTATCCTGACTGCGGTCACGTTGCTATTTTTCCGGCCGGCATGGTTTACGTTGGCGGTATTGTCCGCAGCCCCTATGCTGAGCCTGGCTAGCGGCCGAGGCAGTTTGCTCGCTGGCACACCCCTTTCGACCGACGCGGCGGGTATGATAAACATACTGCTAGGCGCGGCCGCATCATGCTTCCTTCTGCTTTCTGGGGCGCGCCGGGGCCTTAAGGTGTTATCGAAGGACGTCCCCTACGCCCTGCCTTACCTGCTCTTTTTGGGGTGGTACGCGGTCACACTCTGCTGGTCGCCCGACCCCAGCGGGGGACTTCGAACCGTAGTGCGACTGATAACGCCGTTTGCGCTCAGTCTGGTGGCCGCGTGCACACTCTTTCAGGGTCAAGGCGTGCGCAGGGCGTACCTGGCGGTCCTTGTTGCCGTGTTAATCCCGCTCGGTGTTGGGTATTGGCAAGCGTTGGGCGGCGCGGTTCTAGAGAAAGGGTTGCGCCTAAACTCGGTATTTTATCACTCAAGTAACTATGCTCTCTTTCTATACTTCGTACTCGTCACCATCGTGTTTGGTCGACCGTTCTCGCGTGGTTCCGTCCACCCGGCGGTACACTTGGCTTTGATAGGGAGTATCATCGCCCATCTTATTCTCGCGGGCAGCAGAGTTACATGGCTCGCCTGCGCAGCTGCCGGCATTGTCTGGGCGAGTGAGCGGCATGAGGCACGCTGGCGGTTCCCGGTGCTGGTACTTGGCGGCCTAACACTGGCTTTCGTGGTGCTTCGCGTTATTCCCGAAGACCTGCTAGCGCGTCGGTTCGCGGAGCTGGCCATAGGAGACTTGGCTCAGGCGCTTGAACGCACGGATGTTCCGATGGGCTGGCGGATGGTCGTGTGGCGGGCGCTCGTAGACAGGTGGCGCATGTCGCCCTTCATCGGGTGGGGTGCGGGGAGCGTGGATCAGTACGTTAACGAAGTCGTCGGGGTGGAGTACGTGCCGCACAGCGAATACGTGCGAATCCTCTTTGAAGCGGGTCTCGTCGGGATCCTTCTCTTCGGCGTGACCATGTTCTTCATCTTCAAGGACGCCGTCAGGATGGCTCGGTACGGTAACCACGCGCTCCTAGCCATCACGGTTGGGTTTGCAATCATCCTGCTGACCGACAACCTATTGTATTACTACAACGTTAGCCTCTATTTCTGGACTGCCGTTGCGCTCTTTTCGACCGGGCGCGGTAGACCGGTGGGCCGCCGAGGCGCGGGCGCTGACCGCCAGGTGGCTGACGGCTCGGGACCTGGTGTACGACTCGTTGTACCACCCTCGCCCAGGCTGCTGGTTGGCCACCGTAAACCGCCACCCGCCGACAGTGCGACGTGGGGAGCGGGAGCTAGGCCTCAGTCAATTTCTGGGACCGCGAGGTGGGCACTTGGTGAGTGAGCTGAGAAGGTTGCGAATTGGTATCGAGGCGACGTTTGTGCGTGGACCCAGGGTTACGGGTATAGAGCGGTATGTGATAGACCTAGTGCGGGGCCTCGCCCGCGTGGCGAGCGAGAGGCCTAGCTCCTTATCCTTGGTACTTTTCCTGCACCAGGGGGGTGTACGCCACTTCAGCGACATATTGCCGTGCTTTGACACAGTCATGGTGAGTCCCTTCGCCACCCGCGTGTTTACAGAGCAGGTTTGGTTACCCTGGGCCATCCGTCGCAGCCGCGTTGTGCTGGTACACTACACTACATTGGGCATTCCCCTGCTGAAGACCACGCCCTTCACGACGACTATTCACGACCTTGCAGCTTGGCACTTCCCCTGGACGATGTCGCCAGGCGTGCGCTACTACTACCGCCACCTCATCAGCGCCGCCCTTAGGTCGCGGAAGCTACGAAAAGCGATAGCGGTGTCTAGGGCTACCAAAGACGATCTCGTGCGGCTCTTCGGCATCGACGAGAACCGCGTTACCGTCATACATCGAAGCCTCGCGCCTCACTTCGCTAGCATCGCGGCTCGCCCGGACGACCAGACCGGGATTTCCCGGGTTCTTCGGCGCTATGGCATTAGCCGAAGCTACATTCTCGCCGTCGGAACCCTCGAGCCACGAAAGAACCTTCGGCGGCTCATAAATGCCTTCCGGCTCCTCAGGGGCAAATACGGAGTTGATGGGTATGACCTGGTAATAGTGGGGCGCCGTGGGTGGGGTAGGGCACCTGAGTCTGCCCCGGATGTGGTAGGAGGTGTGCATATGGTTGGAACGGTCCCTGATGAAGACCTTGTGTCTCTGTACCGCGGCGCCGCAGCCTTTGTGCTTCCGTCCCTGTATGAGGGCTTTGGCCTACCTCTGCTCGAGGCCATGGCCTGTGGGACGCCCGTAGTGGCATCAAACACGTCGTCGATTCCGGAGGTGGCGGGCCAAGCCGCGGCATATTTTGACCCAACCGATGAGGCGGAAATGGCCCGAGCGATCTACACCGTGCTTAGCAACCCGGGCCTTCGCGAGCGCCTGGTGGCAGGTGGATATGAGCGGGTTCGTGAGTTCGACCACAATGAGGCGGAAGAAACGATCGCGGAGCTCGAGAAGGCGGCGCGGGAGGGATTGCGCGGCTGACGTGACGCCGCCGACCACGTGACGGCTGGAGCGTGCCCGCGACATGCGGTGGCACCCACGCTGCCGAGGCGGTGGGGGACATTCTGCCCGTGGCAGGGGTGTCCAGGCGGGGAGTGCGTACACCGTCGCCGCGTTCATGGCTACAAGAGGGGTTGCGGGCGCGTCGGAGTAGGGCACATTCGGAAGGGCGAACTGGAGGAAGTCCACCCGCTTACCATCCGTGAGCTGCGTCGTTACTTCCCGGAGGCGAGGCTGGGAGGGGTCAAGGTTATGGGTATACCCATCCCGGCAACCATTTACGCAGCCTGGTCGGCGGCCTGGGCGTGAGACCATGGTGGTGGGGATCATTGGCCATACGCTCTTTTTCGATTAACGGGATTCCCTTCGACGCGGTCACCCTTGACGATTGCGTGGAGCGAATCGCGGCCTTCGTTAGCAGTGGTGGCTGGCACCTAGTCGTGCCCGTTAACACCGACGTATTAGTGCTTGCGTGTCGCGACGCAACCTTATCGGAGATCATTACGGCTGCGGACCTGGTCCTCGCGGACGGCATGCCCATCGTCGTAGCCTCGCGCGTCCTGGGCAGCCCGTTGCCGGCGAGGGTAACCGGTTCCGACCTGACCCTGGAGCTGTGCCGAAGGTCCGCAGAGCTCGGCCTGCGACTCTTCTTGCTAGGGGCCGGCCCCGGCGTGGCCGAGGCCGCCAAGCGGCGGGCCGAGAAGAGGTATCCCGGTGTGCAGATAGTAGGTACGTATTCGCCTAGCCGTCGGGAACTTGAGGACGACGGTGCCAGTGCAAAGATCGTGGCAATGGTCAATAAGTCAGCCGCCAACGTGCTACTGGCGGCCTTTGGGGCGCCGCGCCAGGAGAAGTGGCTGTGGAGGCACCGGACACAGCTCGAGACCCCGGTAAACATAGCCGTTGGCGCGGCGATCGACTTCCTGGCCGGGCGCGTGCGCCGCGCGCCGGCGTGGATGCAGAGGGCGGGCCTGGAGTGGTTGTACAGGTTGCTCCGCGAACCGCGCAGGCTCTCCTACAGGTACTTGGTACGTGATCCGTATTTCGTAACGCTACTAGCACGGGAATGGCTCACCCGGAGACGGGGCAGGCGGAGACAGGGGGCGGCATGAGTGTGCTCGCTGCGAGGATAGACGTACGGGGAGGTGAGAGACGTGCCTATCATCCGCGCGCGTGCGCCCTTGCGCATCAGTTTCGGCGGCGGAGGCACGGATGTGCCGCCGTACTGCGACGAGCGCGGCGGCGCGGTGCTGAGTGCCGCCGTAAACCGTTACGCTTGCGCCACGCTGGTGCCCAACGGGAATAAGCGGTTTGAAGTGCAGAGCCTGGATTATGACGCCAGTATTTCCTACGCCCTGGAGGACCCCTTCGTTTACGACGGCCAGCTTGACTTGGCCAAGGGGGTACTGGACCACTTCCGCCGGGCCAACGGCTTCTCCGAGGGCCTGGAGATCTTCCTACATAACGACGCCCCGCCCGGTTCCGGCCTGGGGTCCTCCTCTGCCATCACAGTGGCCCTGATCCGGGCCATCGCGGAGTACTTGCGCGTGCCCCTGGATAACTATCAGCTCGCCGAGCTGGCCTACCGCATCGAAAGAGTAGAGGTGGGTATCAAGGGAGGGAAGCAGGACCAGTATGCGGCGGCCTTCGGCGGGTTCAGTTTTATGGAGTTCCACGATGGGGTGACGGTGGTGAACTCCTTGAGGCTGCGGCCGGAAACCATCTGCGAGCTGGAGTACAGTCTGGTGTTTGCCTACGTGGGGGGCCAGCACTTTTCCGCCCATATTATCGAGAAGCAGGTAGAGAACTACCGGCGGGGCAGGGAGGAAGCAGTCCAGGCCATGGACAAGCTTAAAGAACTGGCCTACGAAATGAAGAACGCCCTGCTGCTGGGTAGGCTTAGGGAATTCGGGGAACTGCTGCACGTGGCCTGGGAAAACAAGAAGCGCATGGCCGAGGGAATCAGCAACCCCAGGATAGACGAGGTTTACCACGAGGCCCGGCAGGCGGGCGCCTTGGGCGGGAAGATCAGCGGTGCCGGCGGGGGTGGATTTATGTTCTTCTTCTGCGACCCGCGCCGTCGATTCGCCGTGCAGGAGGCGGTAAAACGTCTCGGCGGCCAGCTAGTTCAGCTCAGCTTCGTCAAGGAGGGGGTGCAAACGTGGGCCGTGGAGTGGGCTTAGCCTGCAAACAATTCCGGAAAGCCATGATCGCGGCCAGCGGGGCTGTGGCACGGCCTCGCTACTGCTTCCAAGCTATCCGTTTAGGGGCGCGGGAGCTTTACCGCAGGTATCAGGAGGACCGGGCACGGGTTTCGGAGGAAGATTTCTCAAGGCTGGTCCCGGAGGCCGTGGAGGTTAAGCTCGCCGACTTCGAATGTTGCGACGGGAATGTGGCTCCGTACGAACTGCTGGTGATAGCGGGGTTAGTTCAATATATGGCGCCAAGGGTGTTGCTCGAAATCGGCACCTTCGACGGTAATACCACCCTTCAGATGGCCCTTAACGCGCCAACGGATGCGCTCGTCTTTACTCTCGACCTCCCTCTTGGATCTTCTGAAACCGCGCTACCGAGAGATCGCGACGACCTGACGTACGTCAGCGACACACGCAGGGTCAGGCCGCGATTCATGCGCCATCCTGGCGTGGGCAACGTGATTCGTCTTTTCGGAGACTCGGCCGCTTTTGACTTTCGGGGAGCTCTGGATGGTCGCAGCGTAGATCTTGCGTTTATCGATGGTAGCCACTCCTACTCATATGTGAAGAATGACACAGAACGCGTTCTTGAGTTGCTTTCCCCAAGGGGAGTGATTCTGTGGCATGACTACACCCCCGCATGGCCTGGCGTATGGCACTACCTCAACGAATTGAGAAAAGATTACCCAATCGTGCGGATCAAGGGGACAACATTGGGTTACTTCCGACATCAGCTCTGAGCGGGGTGCGCGCTCTATGATTAGATTGGACATAACGGTGGCTCAAGAGGCCCTGGCCGAACACGTTGCGGTAACGGAGGGGCTTAAGCGTCTGAAACCCGCTATTGCCGAGGCGGCGGCGGTGGTAGCCGAAGTGGTGACAGGTAGCGGCAAAATTCTCTTCTGTGGCAACGGCGGTTCGGCTGCCGATGCTCAGCATATCGCTGGCGAGCTGGTAGGGCGATTCCTGAAAGAGCGGTGGCCCCTTCCGGCGCTGGCCCTTAACGGGAACACTTCGGTGTTGACCGCTCTCGGGAACGACTACGGATTCGAAGAGATCTTTGCCCGGCAGGTTGCGGCGCTAGGGCAGCCCGGTGATGTGCTGGTAGCCATCTCCACTAGCGGTAACAGCCCGAACGTCCTGCGCGCCGCGGAAGTAGCCAGAGCGAAAGGCATGAAGGTGATTGGCCTGACGGGTGCGGTCGGGGGAAAGTTGAAACCGCTGTGCGACCTTTGCTTGTGCGTGCCGTCCGCCAGCACGCCCCGCATCCAGGAAATGCACATCCTGGTCGGGCACATCATCTGCCAGCTCGTCGAGGAAGCCCTGTGCTCAGACAGGCAGTAGTGCTGGCCGGCGGTGCCGGAACCCGCCTCGGGGAGCTGACCCGCAGCACCCCCAAGCCCCTGTTGCCCGTGGGAGGCAGGCCGTTTCTGGAGTACGTAGTGTGGAACTTGCGGCGCCACGGGATGACCCGTCTTGTTTTCTCCCTGGGCTACCTGGCCCAGAGAGTAATCGACCACTTTGGTGACGGGAGCCGCTTCGGCGTTGCGATCGACTATGTGGTGGAGCCTCGGCCCGCCGGCACCGGAGGTGCCCTGTTGCTGGCGGCATCTCGGCTGGAGGACGCCTTCCTGGTGGTCAACGGCGACACTCTCTTCGACCTGAACTACCTGGACCTGGGGCTGTTACTGGAGGCAACCGCGGCGGCGGCAACCATAGCGCTCCGTTATCTGCCCGACACCGGGCGGTACGGCAAGGTCTACGTTCAGGGCAACCGCATAACGGGCTTCGCCGAGAAGGCGGGCGGCGGCCCGGGGGCGGTTAACGGCGGCGTCTACGCGCTTCGGAGGGAAGTTCTCGAGGCGCTGCCCGGGGTTCCCTGCTCCCTGGAGCTGGACCTTTTTCCTTTGTTAGCTCAGGCAGGGCGCCTGGCGGGCCGGGTCTACGGCGGCTTCTTCATAGACATCGGGGTCCCGGAGAGCCTGCGCGAAGCGGAGGCAGCAGTCCCGGCCTGGCGCAAGAAGCCCGCCGTCTTTCTGGACCGGGACGGGGTGCTGAACGTAGACAAGGGCTATGTCTACCGTCCGGAAGATTTCGAGTGGGTAGAGGGCGCTCCCGAGGCGGTCAAGTGGTTAAACGACCACGGCTACCTCGTCATAGTGGTTACCAATCAGGCCGGCATCGCGCGGGGCTACTACACCGAAGGGGATTTCCTGCGCCTCACGGAGTGGGCAAACGAAGAGCTGCGGCTGCGGGGCGCCCACCTGGACGCCGTCTACTACTGCCCACACCACCCCACGGAGGGCATCGGGCCTTACCGCTGCGCGTGCTGCTGCCGTAAGCCGGGTCCGGGCCTTCTGCAGCAGGCGCTGGCGGAGTGGGATATCGACACCACGCGCAGCTTGATGATCGGGGATAAGGAGAGCGATCTTCAGGCCGCTGACGCAGTGGGTGTTCGAGGGGTTCTCTTTAGCGGCGGAAACCTTTTGGACTTCGTGCGGCAAGCCTTGCGCCGGCAATAGGCTGAGCTTGCTTTTGCGAGGCGGCGGTAGGGCGCAGCGTACGGGGGAGGGGACCTCATGAAAGCCCTAATTCTGGCCGGCGGGAAGGGTACGAGGCTGAGGCCGCTCACGTACACCACGGCCAAGCAGCTCATTCCCGTGGGCAATAAGCCCGTAATCTCCTGCGTGTTGGAACAGGTGGCCCCTCTGTCCAACCCGCTAGCCTCTGCCATTCCCCCGGCCACTTGCAAGCACTGAGGAGGCTTCTTAATGCGCGTTCTGGTTACAGGCGGAGCCGGCTACATCGGGAGCCACACGGTGAAGGAGCTCCTCCAGGAAGGTTACGAGGTGACGGTGCTCGACAATCTCTCGCGCGGGCACCGCGCGGTGGCGCGGCTCCTGCCGGGTGCGAGGTTCGTCTGGGGGGACATCGACGATCGGGAGTTGGTGCGGGAGCTGGCGCAGGAGGTCGAGGCCGTGCTTCACTTCGCCGCTTTTAGCCTCGTGGGCGAGTCCGTTTCTAACCCGGCACTGTACTACGAGAACAACGTTCAAAAGGGGCTTTCGCTCTTGCGGGCGGTCTGCGAGGCGGGGGTGCGGTACTTTGTTTTCTCCTCCACGGCGGCCGTCTACGGGGAACCGCAGCAGGTGCCTATTGAAGAGGATCACTCGCTGGTGCCCACCAACCCCTACGGCGCCACCAAGCTGGCCTTGGAAGAGGCCCTGCGCTGGTACGGCGCGGCCTACGGGGTTAGGTACATCTCTCTGCGCTATTTCAACGCCGCCGGCGCCGACCCCGAAGGCGATCTTGGTGAGGATCATCGGCCGGAAACCCACCTCATCCCGCTGGTGCTGCAGGCGGCCTTGGGGGTGCGTTCTGAAGTTACCATTTTCGGCACCGACTATCCCACGCCCGACGGGACCTGCGTGAGGGATTACGTCCATGTATCCGATTTGGCCGCGGCCCACGTGCTGGCCCTTAAGGCGCTGGAAGAGGGCCACCCTTCGGCGGTATATAACCTGGGCAGCGGGCGCGGCTTTTCGGTGCGGGAGGTGATAGAAGCGGCACGGCGCGTTACCGGCCGGGACTTTCCGGTGGTTGAAGGGCCACGGCGGCCGGGTGACCCGGCGGTACTGGTGGCCTCTTCCCGGCGCATCCGGCAAGAAGTGGGTTGGAGTCCGCGCCACGGTGACCTGGAGGCCATTATCCGCACGGCCTGGGCCTGGCACCGGCGGTACCCGCAGGGTTACGCGGAAGTGGGCTAGAGCGCGACAAGCGCGAACTAAGGCGGCCGCCAGGTCGTTGCCAGGCATGTGCCGGACGTAAGGCCGTATATAGCCAGGCGTGCAGTCTATGTGGCAACGCCGAGAACCGGCTATACTCGGCTGGGCACTCGAGACGCCAACGTGATCGCCAGCGTGGAGGACTTGAAGCCTCACCCTAGGCCCGGAGTAGACTGGTGTGGCGTGCCCAAGTGACCCACCACAAGGTCCCAGATATACCAGGCGGTAGCCTGAGGTAAATCCATGGGCTTTAAGGAGGGTGGGATCCGGCAATGCAAGAAGCGGACCGCGCCCTGTTAAGTAGGGGAGGCAATCGCTCCGGGTTGAAAAGAGCTTGTATCACCTAAGGGCCTTGTGGCCAGACTTTCACCCACCCCAAAGTTATTGTTATCTGGTGCCTGGCAAATCAGGTGCCCGATCGGTTCTTGAGTGGGTGGCTAAGTCACTTGCGGGCGACCACAACGGTGACGTGGATTATGTCTTATCGTCGACCCCCCGGAAGTCGACCGACGCAGGGGCCTGGTAGCCTAGCAGCTAAACTCCAAAGCGCGCCTCGCCCAGCGCGGCAGAAGTATAGTGAGTTGGCCGAGCAGCGGTAAGACCACTTTGAAAGGAGTGAAATCTATCGTGGCGCTCAACAATCCCCTCGCCTTACGTTTTGGCATTATGATTCCTTCCGATCGGCTGGCGGGTACGTATGCGGAGGACCGGGAAGTTTTAGAACTAACTACGGAAGCCGGTAGCATAGCGGTGGCGTTGACCAACGTTGCTGAGCTGCAAACCAAGACCAAGGTACGGCGGGAAGACGAGGATTATTGGGATGAAGGCGAAGAACAGGAAACAGCCGCCAAAGGCATATGTACTACATCTGTTAAGCCTTTCATGCTAAAGTTTGCCAGGGTAAGGACGGCCGGCGCGCGGTGCCAGTGGAAGTATGACGAGCGGCTGGATGTATTGGTTGTGGGGCACGAATACCGAAATGCCTTAGTTCCTGTGGCGGCCATAGGGGATGCCCCAGAGTATATAACTAAAACCGAGGTCGCCCGGGAAGAGGAAGATCAGTCGGACGACCTGCCGCTGCCTTGGCCATGATCCTCCTGCTCTCTAATCGCGAAGACGTAACCACCGATCTGGTGGTATTAGAACTGCGCCGGCGCGGTTTGGACTTTGTCCGTTTCAATACCGAGGACTTTCCTTTATCCGCCTCGTTATCGGTATGTTTTGACGACGGGAGCGAACCCGATGGTTTATTGGAGATCAAGGGACGCCGGATCAAGTTAGAAGAGATTGGTGCAGCGTGGTATCGCCGACCGGTGGCTCCTACTTATAGAACCGTATCGTTGACGTCGCCAATCGAGAACTACTGCAAAAGTGAAGCACTATGGACGTTGGCCGGCACCTGGGCGAACCTTCGCTGCTTTTGGGTGAGCAAGCCATGGGCAGTACGGCGCGCCACCGATAAACTCTATCAGCTTAAGGTTGCCAAGGGCCTTGGCTTTCAGGTTCCGACAACTCTTGTAAGCAACGAACCACACCTGGTAAGGCAATTCTACACAAGCATGGCTGCCAGGAATCGTGCCATAGTGGCAAAGCCGGTACGGCGGGGATTTGTGCCAGGTAGTGATTGGGTAGTCTTTACTACGTTGCTCACGAGAAACGACCTCGCCGCGATTGAGGGTTTGCGACTAGCCCCTATGATCTTTCAGGAGTATATCACCAAAGCGGCGGACGTACGGGTCACCGTGGTAGGGCAGAAAGTCTTTGCCGCGGCTATAGTCTACGATGATCCGGAGAAGGCTCCGGTTGACTGGCGCGCTAGCGAGGGATCGCATCTAATACACCAGCCCTGGGTTTTACCCGGGGAAGTGCAGAACAAGTGCAGGGCACTGGTAGAGACTATGGATCTGGCCTTCGGTGCTATCGACCTTGTACTAGATCCTAACGGGCGGTATTTCTTCCTGGAAATCAACCCGAATGGCCAGTGGGCGTGGCTGGAGAAGCAGTGTGGTTTCCCCTTGACTTCGACGCTGGTTGATCTGTTGGTTACCAAGGACCGGTCGGTCTCATAAGTCTACCCCGAGCACCCAGCGAGGTGGCAGGAGCTTATGCCGGGCGATAAAGGCCGCCTGATGAGTGCGCTAAACTATTTAAGAGAAATCATTTGGCCCTTATTGGAGGGCCCGGAGCCGCCGCGCCCTTCCATCGCGCTTTGTTCTTTTAGACCGCCAGATGAACTGGACGAAAGTGTGCTAGAGCGCGCGTATGACCTAAGCTGGCGCCTGTATGAGGCAGAAGAAAACAGATTGGCCACGATCAACAACAAGAGCTCTTTGTTGGCCACAGTGGGGGCAGCCGCAGTTGCGATCGTACCGGCTCTGACCGCATGGTTCTACGAATTGGGCAACGGCTCGACCGTTACCGCCGCCGTGAGCCTTGGCGGTGCTTGTATTGCCATGGTCTACCTCATAACCGCGGTTTTTCACGCTACCCGGGCCTTGGACTTGAGAGGCCGTCACGCCTTACAGCCGAAGGACGCTATCTGTCCCGCACCGGTTTCGAGGAGAGACTACACGGCGCGGCTAATCGCGCTGTTAGGGTGCTACACGGTCCGTAACTACCATAGCACCAACAGAAGCGCTGACTACTATCGATTGGCCCAGGCATATTTCAAACGCGGTCTGTTTGTCACAGCTTTGATCGGCGTTCTATCGGTGGCGACCACGCTGGTCCGTCTCTTGGTCCATATGCGCTGAGAGGGGAAACGCTGGGCTGCTGTTCGCGCGGCAATGTGAGAAGAGATCCGGGGCGAGGTGGACGAGCAAAGCCGCATTATGGGCCGGGTGCGGGTAGAGGAGGGCGCCCGGGTGCATAACAGCGTGGTCCGGGGGCCGGCGGTGATCGGCCCGGGCGCGGTAGTGGTAGACTCCTTCGTGGGCCCCTACACCGCCGTGGCCGCCGGGGCCCACCTGGAGCGGGTCTCGGTGGAGCACTCGGTGCTTTTGGAAAACTGCCGCCTGGTGGACGTGGAGCACGTGGAGGACAGCCTCATCGGGAGCCACAGCCGGGTGGTGCGGGCCGACGGCCAGCGCCGCCGGGCGCTGCGCCTTTTCCTGGGCGACGACGCCGAAGTGGTGCTTTAGGCTGTGTCAAACCCGGCCGCAGGCAGTTCGCAAAATTGGGTGGGGAGGCAAGGAGAGATGGGCATGACCCCACGGCGGGAGCTGCGCGATCCCAACCACGGGTTTCTACCCTGTTCCGCTCCATCAATGAGGCGGAAAGGGACGAATTCGTAGAGGTGTATGCTCCTGTTCAGTTTAAGGACGAAAAGGACAAGAGGACCAAGCTACGGGAGTATGGCGAGCTTATCTCTGGGATCATTCGTCGTTTGGCCAAGGGAGAAGATGAGGAGGTGATACGCTAATGAGGGCCCTGGAGATTTTTCTGTTGATGCTGGAAGCCGCGGGGGGCAAGATGGCAGGCAAAACCCTGGTTCAAAAGCGGGCCTATTTCCTAAGCGAGATGCTGAAACTCGGCCTCCATTTCAAGCCCCACTACTACGGCCCTTATTCGCCAGAGCTTGACGACGCTATCGGCAAGGCTAAGGTCCTTGATTTTGTTCAGGAGAGCGCAGTTACGCTCGGGCCTGACCTGCGCACCGGATTTGAGGTAAGACGGTATGACTATTCCCTCACGCGGGACGGCAAGGTGGTGGTAGAGGCCCTTCGGGATCGGTACCGCTACGATTGGGAGCGATTGACGGCGACCCTGGCCAAGATCCGCGAGGCAGACAGGGACAACTACCTGGCCCTTTCCTTGGCGGCTAAGGTGTTCTATATCCTATCCTCGACCGGGAAGCAGCTCACAGCATCCGATATAGAGACGGAGGCGGGGCGCGTGTAGGCTGGCGGGTGTCAGCAGGGGAGATTGAACGTGCCACCGACTTGCTGGTGAGCTTGGGTCTGGTGGCCTGATGTGGATAG contains the following coding sequences:
- a CDS encoding O-antigen ligase family protein yields the protein MINILLGAAASCFLLLSGARRGLKVLSKDVPYALPYLLFLGWYAVTLCWSPDPSGGLRTVVRLITPFALSLVAACTLFQGQGVRRAYLAVLVAVLIPLGVGYWQALGGAVLEKGLRLNSVFYHSSNYALFLYFVLVTIVFGRPFSRGSVHPAVHLALIGSIIAHLILAGSRVTWLACAAAGIVWASERHEARWRFPVLVLGGLTLAFVVLRVIPEDLLARRFAELAIGDLAQALERTDVPMGWRMVVWRALVDRWRMSPFIGWGAGSVDQYVNEVVGVEYVPHSEYVRILFEAGLVGILLFGVTMFFIFKDAVRMARYGNHALLAITVGFAIILLTDNLLYYYNVSLYFWTAVALFSTGRGRPVGRRGAGADRQVADGSGPGVRLVVPPSPRLLVGHRKPPPADSATWGAGARPQSISGTARWALGE
- a CDS encoding class I SAM-dependent methyltransferase is translated as MEVKLADFECCDGNVAPYELLVIAGLVQYMAPRVLLEIGTFDGNTTLQMALNAPTDALVFTLDLPLGSSETALPRDRDDLTYVSDTRRVRPRFMRHPGVGNVIRLFGDSAAFDFRGALDGRSVDLAFIDGSHSYSYVKNDTERVLELLSPRGVILWHDYTPAWPGVWHYLNELRKDYPIVRIKGTTLGYFRHQL
- a CDS encoding glycosyltransferase family 4 protein; its protein translation is MSELRRLRIGIEATFVRGPRVTGIERYVIDLVRGLARVASERPSSLSLVLFLHQGGVRHFSDILPCFDTVMVSPFATRVFTEQVWLPWAIRRSRVVLVHYTTLGIPLLKTTPFTTTIHDLAAWHFPWTMSPGVRYYYRHLISAALRSRKLRKAIAVSRATKDDLVRLFGIDENRVTVIHRSLAPHFASIAARPDDQTGISRVLRRYGISRSYILAVGTLEPRKNLRRLINAFRLLRGKYGVDGYDLVIVGRRGWGRAPESAPDVVGGVHMVGTVPDEDLVSLYRGAAAFVLPSLYEGFGLPLLEAMACGTPVVASNTSSIPEVAGQAAAYFDPTDEAEMARAIYTVLSNPGLRERLVAGGYERVREFDHNEAEETIAELEKAAREGLRG
- a CDS encoding GHMP kinase → MPIIRARAPLRISFGGGGTDVPPYCDERGGAVLSAAVNRYACATLVPNGNKRFEVQSLDYDASISYALEDPFVYDGQLDLAKGVLDHFRRANGFSEGLEIFLHNDAPPGSGLGSSSAITVALIRAIAEYLRVPLDNYQLAELAYRIERVEVGIKGGKQDQYAAAFGGFSFMEFHDGVTVVNSLRLRPETICELEYSLVFAYVGGQHFSAHIIEKQVENYRRGREEAVQAMDKLKELAYEMKNALLLGRLREFGELLHVAWENKKRMAEGISNPRIDEVYHEARQAGALGGKISGAGGGGFMFFFCDPRRRFAVQEAVKRLGGQLVQLSFVKEGVQTWAVEWA
- a CDS encoding WecB/TagA/CpsF family glycosyltransferase, whose amino-acid sequence is MAIRSFSINGIPFDAVTLDDCVERIAAFVSSGGWHLVVPVNTDVLVLACRDATLSEIITAADLVLADGMPIVVASRVLGSPLPARVTGSDLTLELCRRSAELGLRLFLLGAGPGVAEAAKRRAEKRYPGVQIVGTYSPSRRELEDDGASAKIVAMVNKSAANVLLAAFGAPRQEKWLWRHRTQLETPVNIAVGAAIDFLAGRVRRAPAWMQRAGLEWLYRLLREPRRLSYRYLVRDPYFVTLLAREWLTRRRGRRRQGAA
- a CDS encoding glycosyltransferase, with product MSLILATVCRTWEVARFLDSLVRQSYRDWELVVVDQNPDARLKPILDAYVGCVGPIYHLRAERGLSRARNVGLGHIAGDIVGFPDDDCWYPPDLLERVVGFFELEQGTAGLCGRASDEHGRSVMGRWAPSAGPIGLSNVWYTGVSFTIFLRTEAVSAVGPFDERLGVGSGTCWGSGEETDYLIRAIKLGFKLWYDPTIAVYHPEPFEYLPLSQLARRSYRYARGMGFVIGKNAYPLWRAARLVARPLGGVAVYCALGRFRKAGISLATFAGRFLGWADGVMQGR
- the gmhA gene encoding D-sedoheptulose 7-phosphate isomerase, whose product is MIRLDITVAQEALAEHVAVTEGLKRLKPAIAEAAAVVAEVVTGSGKILFCGNGGSAADAQHIAGELVGRFLKERWPLPALALNGNTSVLTALGNDYGFEEIFARQVAALGQPGDVLVAISTSGNSPNVLRAAEVARAKGMKVIGLTGAVGGKLKPLCDLCLCVPSASTPRIQEMHILVGHIICQLVEEALCSDRQ